The Clostridium aceticum genomic interval AATGCCTTAATGAAGGTATTAGTATCCCCTAACGTTGGTTGGGAAAGTCATGTAATGCGTATATTTGAATTAGCAGAAGGCGGTCATACCCCTAGACATACTCATCCTTGGCCCCATATTAATTATGTCATTCGTGGGAAAGGAAGTTTACATCTTGATGGAAAAGATTATATCATTGAAGCCGGATCTTTCGCATATGTACCTTCTGAAGTAATTCATCAATTTAGAAATGTTGGCACTGAGAAGCTAGAATTTATGTGCATTGTTCCGACAAAAGGACATCAATAAGTTTGCTTGGTCTGTCCCTTTGATACATTATACATGAAATTGATTAAAGCCTCAACAAAAAAAAAGCAACTTTCCGACTTTTTTTGTCTTTTTTTTAACATAGGTTTATCTATGCCTCTACGCCAGTAATATACAACTATAAATTTTTATTACCAATCTTTCATCTCTATAATTTTTTAGGTGAATCTATCCATTTAAAGGCTGTTGATGCTGCCTTAACTATATCAATCCCTTTCTCCTTTGTATTGAAAGTACTTTCTAAAACTAAAAATTTTTGCACTTATCTTCAAAACCCTCTCAGTTGTTAGCGAGAGGGTTTTGTCCTTAGTATTGAATATTCAGTTTTTTACTTAATTTATCTAACATATCTACTGTCATAGAAGCTAAATCATATTTAGGGTTCCAACCCCATTGTTTTCTTGCTTCACTATCATCTAAAGAATTTGGCCAAGATTCAGCGATTTTCTGTATATCAGGGTTTACATTATAGTGCATTTCAAAATCTGGTACATGTTTTTTAATTTCTGCGGCTATTCCTTCGGGATCAAAGCTCATAGCCGTAATATTAAAGGCGTTTCTATGAATCAGTTTAGAAGGGTCTGCCTCCATTAGCTGTACAATGGCCTCCAAAGCATCTGGCATGTACATCATATCCATATAAGTACCTTTATCTAAAAAGCAGGAGTACTTTTTATTTTTAAGGGCCTCATAGTAAATATGAACTGCATAGTCGGTTGTTCCTCCCCCCGGCAGTGCTACGTTGGAAATAATTCCTGGAAAACGTACACCTCGTGTATCAAGATTGTATTTTTGATAATAATAGTCACAAAGAAGTTCTCCTGCTACCTTTGTCACACCATAAATCGTCGTAGGCCGCATCACCGTATCCTGTGGTGTCTGATCCTTAGGTGTAGAGGGACCAAATACAGCAATAGAACTAGGTACACACACAGCACATTGATTTTCTCTGGCAACTTCCAGTGTATTATAAAGCCCATTCATATTTATGTCCCATGCAATTGCTGGGTTTTGTTCCCCAGTAGCAGATAAAACTGCTGCCAAATGAAGAATTGTATCGACTTTGTGTTTCTTAACAGCATCAGCGATTTGTTGTGCATTTGTAACATCCACGATTTCAAAAGGCTCTGATGTAGCTATTGAGTCTTCTTTCTTACTTCTGCTACTAGATATAACATTGTTAGTACCATAGGTGTTTCTTAAATACATAACTAGTTCTGAGCCTATTTGTCCTAATGAGCCAGTTACTAATATTTTTTTCAATATTTCCACCTCTTTAAAATAAAGTCTATTTATATAAAAACACTATTCCATATATTTATTATTCTTTAAAAAGAGTTTTTTCAAACACCTATTCTTATTAATTTTATTGTTATTTTTATAAGAAATTTCCATGAACCTCTGCAATTGGACATAATGTATAATTTTTGATATGATAGCCTAGAATATAATAATAAAGGAGCGTTTTATTTTATGGATAATACAAAAGTTTTAGCGGTAGTAGGAAATCGTGAAATTACTGAAGGAGACGTACAAGCTATTATAAAAAGTCTTGATCCTCAGCGTGCTGTACAGTTTCACACAGAAGAAGGTAAACAACAGTTATTAGAGGAAATCATCGACCATGAGTTAATGTACCTAGATGCAATTGATAGCGGCTTAACGGAAGAAGAAGCTTATCAAAAAGAGTTGAAGAAAATTTCTGAAAACTTCTTAAAGCAATATGCTATCAATCGATTAATAAAAGATGCTAAAGTTGAGGATGAGGAATTACAAAATTATTACGAAGATCATAAAGACTATTTTAAGAGTCCTGCTACTGCTAAAGCTAGCCACATTTTAGTAGATAGTGAAGAAAAGGCAGAAGAAATCTTAAAAGAGATCAATGAAGGCCTTTCTTTCGAAGAAGCTGCATCTAAGTATTCAAGCTGTCCTTCTAAGGCCCAGGGGGGCAATTTAGGTGAATTCTCAAAAGGAAAAATGGTTCCTGAGTTTGAAGAGGCTGCTTTTAATATGGAAAAAGACGAGATAAGTAAACCTGTAAAAACTCAATTTGGTTATCATCTTATTAAGTTATTTGATCTTAAAAAAGAGGATATTAAGCCCCTTAATGAAGTAAAAGATCGATTAACCCAACAGCTATTAGGTCAAAAGCAACAGCAATTATATCTCCAAAAAGCTAATGAGCTAAGAGATAAATATACAGTAACAATGAAATAGGCAACTGAAAAATATGTTTTTGAATAATCAAAATTTTTCTTGACATTCTTTTTCTTTAGTGATAAATTAGATATCAGAAAATTTTATACTTTACTCTTATAAAGAGAGGTGGAGGGACTGGCCCTGTGAAACCCGGCAACCAGCACATAAGGTGCATGGTGCTAATTCCTGTAGGTAATGCTGTACCTACGAGATGAGAGGATAGGTAATCAAAATACTTATGCGCTTCTCCAATCTCTGGAGAAGCTTTTTTATTAGACTAAACTAGACCAAAAGGAGAGATTAATCATGAGCAAAAAACAACTTCGATTCGATACATTACAGGTTCACGCTGGACAAAGCCCAGATCCAACAACAGGTTCTCGTGCTGTTCCAATTTATCAAACTTCATCCTATGTATTCAACAATGCAGATCATGCAGCCAACTTATTTGCCCTTAAAGAGCCGGGAAACATTTATACAAGAATAATGAATCCTACTACTGACGTATTTGAACAAAGAATTGCAGCTCTTGAGGGTGGGGTAGGTGCCCTAGCTGTAGCTTCTGGCTCTGCTGCCATTACCTATGCTATCTTAAATATTGCTGAAGCAGGAGACGAAGTTGTTGCTGCCAGCACTTTATATGGCGGTACTTATAATTTGTTCGCAGCTACCCTACCTAAGCTAGGAATTAAAGTAATATTTGTAGATCCTGATGATCCTGAAAACTTTGCTAAAGCTATCAATGAAAAAACAAAGGCTGTTTATATAGAAAGTATAGGTAACCCAGGTATTAACTTAATAGATATCGAAGCTGTAGCACATATTGCTCATGAAAATGGCCTGCCCCTTATTGTTGATAACACCTTTGGTACACCTTATCTGGTTCGCCCTATAGAGTTTGGGGCAGATATTGTAGTACATTCTGCTACAAAATTTATTGGTGGTCATGGAAGCTCTATTGGAGGTGTCATCGTTGATGGCGGAAACTTCGATTGGGCAAAAAGCGGGCGTTTTCCTGGCCTAATAGAAGCTGATCCAACCTACCATGGCGTAAAATATGTAGAAGCCTGCGGTCCTTTAGCTTATATTATTAAGGCTAGAGTACAACTTCTAAGAGATACTGGAGCTTCTTTGAGTCCTTTTAATTCCTTCCTGTTTCTACAGGGACTAGAAACACTTTCTCTTCGTGTACAACGCCATGTAGAGAACACAAAGAAAATTGTAGCATTTTTAAGTAAACATCCTCTTGTAGCTTGGGTAAACTATCCTAGCGTAGAAGGAAATAAATATTATGAATTAGCACAAAAGTATCTCCCTAAAGGTGCAGGTTCTATCTTTACCTTTGGTATCAAAGGAGACGTAGAAGCTGGTAAAAAGTTTATCGATAGTTTAGAGCTTTTTTCTCTGCTGGCTAATGTAGCAGATGCAAAATCCCTTGTCATTCACCCTGCCAGCACTACCCATGCACAGTTATCGGAGGAAGACCAAAAGTGCGCTGGTGTTACGCCTGATATGATTCGACTATCTGTAGGGATAGAGGATGTTGAGGACTTAATTGAGGATCTAGACCAAGCTTTGCAAAAGGCTGTAAGTAGATAATATAAAGGAGGAAAAGATTTAAATGCCTGTTAAAATACCTGATCACCTGCCAGCTACGGAAATTTTAAATAAGGAAAATATCTTTGCCATGACAAAAAGTCGTGCCCTTACCCAAGATATTCGTGCCTTAAAAATTGGTATTTTAAATTTAATGCCAACAAAGATTACGACAGAAGTTCAAATTTTAAGGTTGCTGGGCAATTCCCCTTTGCAGGTTGACATTGTGCTTCTGCATCCTAAGAGTTATAGATCGAAACATACTCCAGAAAAGCACTTAACCTCTTTTTATAAGACCTTTGATGATATAAAGGAGGAGAAGTTTGACGGACTTATTATCACTGGTGCACCGGTAGAACACTTAGCCTTTGAAGAGGTAGCCTACTGGGAGGAACTCAAAGAAATTATGGCATGGCAGCTTCATAACGTAACCTCCACCCTCCATATATGCTGGGGGGCCCAAGCTGGTTTGTATTACCACTTTGGTGTTCCAAAGTATACTTTACCATCAAAAATGTTTGGTATATTTCCC includes:
- a CDS encoding homocysteine synthase, which codes for MSKKQLRFDTLQVHAGQSPDPTTGSRAVPIYQTSSYVFNNADHAANLFALKEPGNIYTRIMNPTTDVFEQRIAALEGGVGALAVASGSAAITYAILNIAEAGDEVVAASTLYGGTYNLFAATLPKLGIKVIFVDPDDPENFAKAINEKTKAVYIESIGNPGINLIDIEAVAHIAHENGLPLIVDNTFGTPYLVRPIEFGADIVVHSATKFIGGHGSSIGGVIVDGGNFDWAKSGRFPGLIEADPTYHGVKYVEACGPLAYIIKARVQLLRDTGASLSPFNSFLFLQGLETLSLRVQRHVENTKKIVAFLSKHPLVAWVNYPSVEGNKYYELAQKYLPKGAGSIFTFGIKGDVEAGKKFIDSLELFSLLANVADAKSLVIHPASTTHAQLSEEDQKCAGVTPDMIRLSVGIEDVEDLIEDLDQALQKAVSR
- a CDS encoding cupin domain-containing protein, which produces MIVGHEKDLENIKVTHPEAKNALMKVLVSPNVGWESHVMRIFELAEGGHTPRHTHPWPHINYVIRGKGSLHLDGKDYIIEAGSFAYVPSEVIHQFRNVGTEKLEFMCIVPTKGHQ
- the metA gene encoding homoserine O-acetyltransferase MetA — encoded protein: MPVKIPDHLPATEILNKENIFAMTKSRALTQDIRALKIGILNLMPTKITTEVQILRLLGNSPLQVDIVLLHPKSYRSKHTPEKHLTSFYKTFDDIKEEKFDGLIITGAPVEHLAFEEVAYWEELKEIMAWQLHNVTSTLHICWGAQAGLYYHFGVPKYTLPSKMFGIFPHTVAKSNVPLLRGFDDIFVAPHSRHTEVRREDIEKVPELEILSESEESGIYIVATKDGRQVFVTGHSEYEPLTLKAEYDRDVTAGKEIEKPKNYFPNDDPTKPPVVNWRSHANLLFSNWLNYYVYQQTPYNINEVSK
- a CDS encoding L-threonine 3-dehydrogenase encodes the protein MKKILVTGSLGQIGSELVMYLRNTYGTNNVISSSRSKKEDSIATSEPFEIVDVTNAQQIADAVKKHKVDTILHLAAVLSATGEQNPAIAWDINMNGLYNTLEVARENQCAVCVPSSIAVFGPSTPKDQTPQDTVMRPTTIYGVTKVAGELLCDYYYQKYNLDTRGVRFPGIISNVALPGGGTTDYAVHIYYEALKNKKYSCFLDKGTYMDMMYMPDALEAIVQLMEADPSKLIHRNAFNITAMSFDPEGIAAEIKKHVPDFEMHYNVNPDIQKIAESWPNSLDDSEARKQWGWNPKYDLASMTVDMLDKLSKKLNIQY
- a CDS encoding peptidylprolyl isomerase, which encodes MDNTKVLAVVGNREITEGDVQAIIKSLDPQRAVQFHTEEGKQQLLEEIIDHELMYLDAIDSGLTEEEAYQKELKKISENFLKQYAINRLIKDAKVEDEELQNYYEDHKDYFKSPATAKASHILVDSEEKAEEILKEINEGLSFEEAASKYSSCPSKAQGGNLGEFSKGKMVPEFEEAAFNMEKDEISKPVKTQFGYHLIKLFDLKKEDIKPLNEVKDRLTQQLLGQKQQQLYLQKANELRDKYTVTMK